In the genome of Flexistipes sinusarabici DSM 4947, one region contains:
- a CDS encoding formate dehydrogenase subunit gamma gives MKKFFTALFIVLFLAGAMVIFAETQQPAITKSYGAVSTTAYYQDFNEVFTGDWQKYGQTFTVLQEKYFKNIYTVLIIAIPLIFLLHFLIIGAFKFAHSGEKIPWYSLLGRVIHWIAAVTFVIMLLSGLAMIYGNLFSGGAFIRFLRYTHGLVAIIFAVDALILFVLWVKDAIPKIYDIKWFLVMGGYLSKSKKIIKADKFNAGQKVWFWLATIGGIVMAVTGYIMYFFAGTTDTLRISAMIHTFLGMALLAMFFVHIYMGAFAIKGSLKSMIYGYKDAEEAKVLHNAHYEKLKNEGYISE, from the coding sequence ATGAAAAAATTTTTTACAGCTTTATTCATTGTGCTTTTTCTTGCCGGAGCAATGGTTATATTTGCTGAAACCCAGCAGCCGGCTATTACGAAATCATACGGCGCTGTGTCCACTACAGCTTATTATCAAGATTTTAATGAGGTTTTTACCGGTGACTGGCAAAAATACGGACAGACTTTTACTGTTTTACAGGAAAAATATTTCAAGAATATTTATACCGTACTTATCATAGCCATCCCTCTGATTTTTCTGCTTCATTTTTTGATAATCGGTGCGTTCAAATTTGCACATAGTGGAGAGAAAATCCCATGGTACAGCCTTTTGGGAAGGGTAATTCACTGGATAGCCGCTGTAACTTTTGTGATTATGCTTTTATCGGGTCTGGCCATGATTTACGGAAATCTCTTCAGCGGTGGGGCTTTTATACGATTCTTAAGATATACTCATGGTCTTGTCGCCATTATATTTGCCGTAGATGCCCTGATTCTTTTTGTATTATGGGTAAAAGATGCTATACCTAAAATTTACGACATAAAATGGTTTTTGGTAATGGGCGGATATTTGAGTAAATCCAAAAAAATTATTAAAGCTGATAAATTTAATGCCGGACAGAAGGTATGGTTCTGGCTTGCCACTATAGGCGGAATTGTTATGGCTGTAACCGGCTATATTATGTACTTTTTTGCCGGAACAACAGATACACTGCGTATTTCAGCAATGATTCATACTTTTCTTGGGATGGCGCTGCTTGCCATGTTTTTTGTGCATATTTACATGGGCGCCTTCGCAATTAAGGGGTCCCTTAAAAGTATGATCTACGGCTATAAAGATGCCGAAGAGGCAAAGGTACTTCACAATGCGCACTATGAAAAACTTAAAAATGAAGGGTATATTTCAGAGTAA